A genomic segment from Nodularia sphaerocarpa UHCC 0038 encodes:
- the clpB gene encoding ATP-dependent chaperone ClpB, whose product MQPTNPNQFTEKAWEAIAHTPDIAKQYQQQQIESEHLIKALLEQEGLASSILTKAGVDLQKIRDRTEQFFQRQPKVSGSSTSVFLGRSLDTLLDRADVYRQDFKDEYISIEHLLLGYAKDDRFGKSLFQEFGLDESKLKKIIKQIRGSQKVTDQNPEGKYEALEKYGRDLTEAARKGQLDPVIGRDDEIRRTVQILSRRTKNNPVLIGEPGVGKTAIAEGLAQRIIAGDVPQSLKDRKLISLDMGALIAGAKFRGEFEERLKAVLKEVTESGGNIVLFIDEIHTVVGAGATQGAMDAGNLLKPMLARGELRCIGATTLDEYRKYIEKDAALERRFQQVYVDQPSVTDTISILRGLKERYEVHHGVRISDSSLVAAATLSSRYISDRFLPDKAIDLVDEAAARLKMEITSKPEELDEIDRKILQLEMEKLSLQKETDAASRERLERIEKELADLKEEQRTLTAQWQSEKDIINKIQSIKEEIDRVSLEVQQAERNYDLNRAAELKYGKLTNLHRQLETAEGELANVQGTGKSLLREEVTEADIAEIISKWTRIPISKLVESEKEKLLHLEDELHNRVIGQAEAVTAVADAIQRSRAGLADPNRPIASFIFLGPTGVGKTELAKALAAYMFDTEESLVRIDMSEYMEKHAVSRLIGAPPGYVGYEEGGQLTEVIRRRPYAVILFDEIEKAHADVFNILLQILDDGRVTDSQGRTVDFKNAIIIMTSNIGSQYILDVAGEAEHYDEMRRRVMESMRNSFRPEFLNRIDEIIIFHGLDKKELRQIVLLQVERLRGRLSDRKMSLKISDSALDFLAEVGYDPVYGARPLKRAIQRELETQIAKSILRGDFNDGDTIFVDVQNERLSFSRLPVEVFTT is encoded by the coding sequence ATGCAACCCACTAATCCTAATCAATTTACCGAAAAAGCCTGGGAAGCGATCGCTCATACCCCAGACATTGCTAAACAATATCAGCAACAGCAAATCGAAAGTGAACACCTGATAAAAGCGCTGCTGGAACAAGAAGGTCTAGCCAGCAGCATTTTAACCAAGGCAGGTGTTGATTTGCAAAAAATCCGCGATCGCACTGAACAATTCTTCCAACGTCAGCCAAAAGTATCTGGTAGCAGCACATCTGTATTTTTGGGACGAAGTTTAGATACACTATTAGATAGAGCCGATGTCTATCGTCAGGATTTCAAAGACGAATATATCTCCATCGAGCATTTATTGCTGGGTTATGCCAAAGATGACCGCTTTGGTAAAAGTTTATTTCAAGAATTCGGTTTAGACGAAAGCAAGCTCAAGAAAATCATTAAACAAATTCGTGGGAGTCAAAAAGTGACCGACCAAAATCCAGAAGGCAAATATGAAGCACTGGAAAAATATGGACGCGACCTCACAGAAGCCGCACGGAAAGGTCAACTTGATCCAGTGATTGGGCGGGATGATGAAATTCGCCGCACTGTGCAGATTCTCTCCCGGCGGACTAAGAATAACCCGGTGCTAATTGGTGAACCGGGTGTGGGTAAAACTGCGATCGCCGAAGGTCTAGCACAACGCATTATTGCGGGTGATGTCCCCCAGTCCCTCAAAGACCGCAAGCTGATCTCTTTAGATATGGGGGCTTTAATCGCCGGGGCGAAATTCCGGGGCGAATTTGAAGAACGCCTGAAAGCAGTATTAAAAGAAGTTACGGAATCCGGCGGTAATATAGTTTTATTTATTGATGAAATTCATACTGTGGTCGGTGCTGGGGCGACTCAAGGGGCGATGGATGCCGGTAATTTGTTAAAACCGATGTTAGCACGGGGTGAATTGCGTTGTATTGGAGCGACAACTTTAGATGAATATCGCAAGTATATCGAAAAAGATGCGGCTCTAGAAAGACGCTTTCAGCAGGTTTATGTAGATCAGCCTAGTGTCACAGATACAATTTCGATTTTACGCGGTTTGAAAGAACGCTATGAAGTTCACCACGGGGTGAGAATTTCTGATAGTTCTTTAGTTGCAGCTGCTACATTATCTAGTCGGTATATTAGCGATCGCTTCCTCCCAGATAAAGCCATTGACTTGGTAGACGAAGCCGCAGCCCGATTGAAAATGGAAATTACCTCTAAACCAGAGGAATTAGACGAAATCGACCGCAAGATTTTGCAATTGGAAATGGAAAAGCTGTCTTTGCAAAAAGAGACAGATGCAGCTTCCAGAGAACGTTTAGAAAGAATTGAAAAAGAACTTGCGGATCTCAAAGAAGAACAAAGAACCCTGACAGCTCAATGGCAGTCGGAAAAAGATATTATCAATAAAATTCAGTCAATTAAAGAAGAAATTGACCGAGTTAGCTTAGAAGTTCAGCAAGCAGAAAGAAATTATGACCTGAATCGCGCTGCTGAGTTGAAATATGGCAAGTTAACTAATTTACACCGTCAATTAGAAACCGCAGAAGGCGAATTAGCCAATGTTCAAGGAACTGGCAAATCTCTATTGCGGGAGGAAGTTACAGAAGCTGACATTGCGGAAATTATTTCTAAGTGGACGAGAATCCCCATCAGCAAGTTGGTAGAATCTGAGAAGGAAAAACTGCTGCATTTAGAAGATGAACTGCATAACCGAGTTATTGGACAAGCCGAAGCTGTGACAGCTGTAGCCGATGCAATTCAGCGATCGCGTGCGGGACTGGCTGATCCAAATCGTCCCATAGCCAGCTTTATTTTCCTCGGTCCCACAGGTGTAGGTAAAACCGAATTAGCCAAAGCCCTGGCGGCATATATGTTCGACACTGAAGAATCTTTAGTGCGGATTGATATGTCTGAGTATATGGAAAAACACGCGGTTTCCCGGTTAATTGGTGCGCCTCCAGGATATGTCGGTTATGAAGAAGGTGGTCAATTAACTGAAGTAATTCGTCGTCGTCCTTATGCGGTGATTCTCTTCGACGAAATCGAAAAAGCACACGCTGACGTTTTCAATATCTTACTGCAAATTCTCGATGATGGTCGTGTCACTGATTCCCAAGGTCGGACAGTGGACTTCAAAAACGCAATTATTATCATGACAAGTAACATCGGTTCTCAGTATATTCTCGATGTTGCCGGTGAAGCCGAACATTATGACGAAATGCGCCGCCGGGTGATGGAATCAATGCGAAATAGCTTCCGTCCAGAGTTCCTGAACCGGATTGATGAAATTATTATCTTCCACGGTTTGGATAAAAAGGAACTACGGCAAATTGTGCTGTTACAAGTAGAGAGATTAAGAGGAAGATTGAGCGATCGCAAGATGTCTTTAAAAATCTCAGATTCTGCCCTTGACTTTTTAGCCGAAGTAGGGTATGACCCTGTATATGGAGCGCGTCCACTCAAACGAGCCATTCAGAGAGAATTAGAAACTCAAATTGCCAAATCTATCTTGCGCGGTGACTTCAACGACGGCGACACCATTTTTGTCGATGTGCAGAATGAGCGCCTTTCCTTCAGTCGCTTACCTGTGGAAGTATTTACTACCTAA
- a CDS encoding YqaE/Pmp3 family membrane protein, translating to MDLVRILCAVFLPPLGVFLQVGFGIDFWINILLTLLGYIPGIIHAVWIIAKK from the coding sequence ATGGATTTAGTTCGGATTTTGTGTGCTGTTTTCTTGCCGCCTCTGGGAGTATTCTTACAGGTAGGTTTTGGTATAGATTTTTGGATTAATATCCTGTTGACTTTGTTGGGTTATATCCCCGGAATAATTCACGCGGTGTGGATAATTGCCAAGAAATAA
- a CDS encoding translation initiation factor: MSSDKSSNKRFVYREFGNDNSAATQRGVPELPPQQQNLKVEASRKGRKGKTVTVISGFQTKPETLADLVKQLKSQCGSGGTVKDNEIEIQGEHKQKILDILTKLGYKAKISGG; the protein is encoded by the coding sequence ATGTCTTCTGATAAATCTTCTAACAAACGCTTTGTTTACCGTGAATTTGGTAATGATAACTCTGCGGCTACCCAAAGAGGGGTTCCGGAATTACCTCCGCAGCAACAAAACCTGAAGGTGGAGGCTTCCCGCAAAGGACGCAAGGGTAAAACTGTGACTGTGATTAGCGGTTTCCAGACTAAGCCAGAAACTTTGGCAGATTTAGTTAAACAGTTGAAAAGTCAATGCGGTTCTGGTGGGACTGTGAAAGATAATGAAATTGAAATTCAGGGCGAGCATAAACAGAAAATTCTGGATATTTTGACTAAGTTAGGTTACAAAGCCAAAATTAGCGGGGGCTGA